From a region of the Bradyrhizobium diazoefficiens genome:
- a CDS encoding DUF2171 domain-containing protein: MQNIAEHMEVIGADGVHVGTVDKVEGNRIKLTKKDSGEGSHKGHHHFIDKGLVADVEGNKVRLSAKASVAVTMEQEK, translated from the coding sequence ATGCAGAACATCGCAGAGCATATGGAAGTCATCGGCGCTGACGGCGTTCACGTCGGAACGGTCGACAAGGTCGAGGGCAATCGCATCAAGCTGACCAAGAAGGACAGCGGCGAGGGCAGCCACAAGGGCCATCATCATTTCATCGACAAGGGCCTCGTTGCCGACGTCGAGGGTAACAAGGTGCGGCTGTCCGCCAAGGCGTCGGTGGCCGTGACCATGGAGCAGGAAAAGTAG
- a CDS encoding glutamine--tRNA ligase/YqeY domain fusion protein, producing MTEPVTAEVGRDFIRDIIQADLDQGKYSEIVTRFPPEPNGYLHIGHAKSIALNFGIAQEFPGRCHLRFDDTNPVKEEQEYIDSIQADVRWLGFDWGKNLFFASDYFERLYEWAEQLIRDGLAYVDDQTQEEIRASRGTLTEPGKNSPFRNRSVDENLDLFRRMKAGEFPNGARVLRAKIDMAAGNINLRDPVLYRILHAHHPRTGTKWHIYPSYDYAHGQSDAIEGITHSICTLEFEDHRPLYDWFIEKLPVPSQPHQYEFARLNLTYTLLSKRVLTQLVRDGHVAGWDDPRMPTMAGMRRRGVPPAALREFVKRIGVAKANSVVDVGMLEFCIREELNRTAQRRMAVLKPLKVVIENYPEGQVEELEAINHPDDPSAGTRKITFGRELYIEQDDFMENPPKKFFRLSPGNEVRLRYAYFVKCTGVTKNDAGEVVELRCTYDPATRGGNAPDGRKVKATMHWLPAATSVPAEIRIYNQLFAKPSPDASNFAADLNPNSLEILSDARIEASVAESNSTEPMQFERQGYFVRDKDSTPGKPVFSRTIGLRDTFAKEVGKG from the coding sequence ATGACAGAACCGGTGACAGCTGAGGTTGGGCGCGATTTCATTCGTGACATCATCCAGGCCGACCTCGATCAGGGCAAGTACAGCGAGATCGTGACCCGGTTCCCGCCGGAGCCGAACGGCTATTTGCACATCGGTCATGCCAAGTCGATCGCGCTCAATTTCGGCATCGCCCAGGAGTTTCCGGGCCGCTGCCATCTGCGCTTCGACGACACCAATCCGGTCAAGGAAGAGCAGGAATATATCGATTCCATCCAGGCCGACGTGCGCTGGCTCGGCTTCGACTGGGGCAAGAACCTGTTCTTCGCCTCGGACTATTTCGAGCGCCTGTACGAATGGGCGGAGCAGCTGATCCGCGACGGGCTCGCCTATGTCGACGACCAGACCCAGGAGGAGATCCGGGCCTCCCGCGGCACGCTGACCGAGCCCGGCAAGAACTCGCCGTTCCGCAACCGCAGCGTGGACGAAAACCTCGACCTGTTCCGGCGCATGAAGGCCGGTGAATTCCCGAATGGTGCGCGCGTGCTGCGGGCCAAGATCGACATGGCCGCCGGCAACATCAATTTGCGCGATCCCGTGCTGTACCGCATCCTGCACGCGCACCATCCGCGCACCGGCACCAAGTGGCACATCTATCCGAGCTACGATTATGCGCATGGCCAGTCGGACGCCATCGAGGGCATCACGCACTCGATCTGCACGCTGGAGTTCGAGGACCACCGGCCGCTCTACGACTGGTTCATCGAGAAGCTGCCGGTGCCGTCACAGCCGCACCAGTATGAATTCGCGCGGCTCAACCTGACCTATACGCTGCTGTCCAAGCGCGTGCTGACCCAGCTCGTGCGCGACGGCCATGTCGCAGGCTGGGACGACCCCCGCATGCCGACCATGGCGGGCATGCGCCGCCGCGGCGTGCCGCCGGCTGCGCTGCGCGAATTCGTCAAGCGCATTGGCGTCGCGAAAGCCAACAGCGTGGTCGACGTCGGCATGCTGGAGTTCTGCATTCGCGAGGAGCTGAACCGCACTGCGCAGCGCCGCATGGCGGTGCTGAAGCCGCTGAAGGTGGTGATCGAGAACTATCCGGAAGGGCAGGTCGAGGAGCTCGAGGCGATCAACCATCCCGACGATCCCTCGGCAGGCACGCGCAAGATCACGTTCGGCCGCGAGCTGTATATCGAGCAGGACGACTTCATGGAGAACCCGCCGAAGAAGTTCTTCCGCCTGTCGCCGGGCAACGAGGTGCGGCTGCGCTACGCCTATTTCGTCAAGTGCACCGGCGTGACCAAGAATGACGCCGGCGAGGTGGTGGAGCTGCGCTGCACCTACGACCCCGCGACCAGGGGCGGCAACGCGCCCGACGGCCGCAAGGTCAAGGCGACGATGCACTGGCTGCCGGCAGCGACGTCTGTGCCTGCGGAGATCCGCATCTACAACCAGCTCTTCGCCAAGCCGAGCCCGGACGCCTCGAACTTCGCGGCCGATCTCAATCCGAACTCGCTGGAGATCCTGTCCGATGCGCGCATCGAGGCATCGGTGGCAGAGAGCAATTCGACCGAGCCGATGCAGTTCGAGCGCCAGGGTTATTTCGTGCGCGACAAGGATTCGACGCCCGGCAAACCGGTATTTTCGCGCACCATTGGCCTGCGCGATACCTTCGCGAAGGAAGTCGGGAAAGGCTGA
- the gltX gene encoding glutamate--tRNA ligase, protein MTDSVVTRFAPSPTGFLHIGGARTALFNWLYAKKHGGKMLLRIEDTDRERSTEAAIGAILDGLKWLELDWDGEVIYQFGRAARHREVAEQLLADGKAYRCYATAEELAAMREKARAEGRTRLYDGLWRDRDPATAPNDVKPTIRLRAPQTGETVIEDQVQGRVVWQNENLDDLVLLRGDGNPTYMLAVVVDDHDMGVTHVIRGDDHLINAARQKQIYDAMGWTLPSMSHIPLIHGPDGSKLSKRHGALGVDAYRAMGYLPAALRNYLVRLGWSHGDQEIFSTEEMIAAFDLASVGRAAARFDFAKLENLNGHYIRHADDQSLVKMFEDVLDHLVPSRNELKAKLNDTTRAQLLKAMPALKERAKTLIELIDSAYFIFADRPLELDPKAQALLTQENRKLIGQLHSALEKVETWSGATTEAALRAFAEENALKLGAVAQPLRAALTGRTTSPGIFEVLDVLGRQESLGRLRDQSTT, encoded by the coding sequence ATGACCGATTCCGTCGTCACCCGCTTTGCCCCTTCGCCGACCGGCTTCCTCCATATCGGGGGCGCCCGCACGGCGCTGTTCAACTGGCTCTATGCGAAGAAGCACGGCGGCAAGATGCTGCTTCGGATCGAGGACACCGACCGGGAACGCTCCACCGAGGCCGCGATCGGCGCCATCCTCGACGGCCTCAAATGGCTCGAGCTCGATTGGGACGGCGAGGTCATCTACCAGTTCGGACGCGCCGCGCGCCACCGCGAGGTTGCCGAGCAGTTGCTCGCCGACGGCAAGGCCTACCGCTGTTACGCCACCGCCGAGGAGCTCGCCGCCATGCGCGAGAAAGCGCGCGCTGAGGGCCGCACCCGCCTCTATGACGGCCTGTGGCGCGACCGCGATCCCGCGACCGCCCCAAACGACGTCAAGCCGACCATCCGCCTGCGTGCGCCGCAGACCGGCGAGACCGTGATCGAGGATCAGGTTCAGGGCCGCGTGGTCTGGCAGAACGAGAACCTCGACGACCTCGTCCTGCTGCGCGGCGATGGCAATCCGACCTACATGCTCGCCGTGGTGGTCGATGACCACGACATGGGCGTCACCCATGTGATCCGGGGCGACGACCATCTGATCAACGCCGCCCGCCAGAAGCAGATCTACGACGCGATGGGCTGGACCCTGCCGAGCATGTCGCACATCCCCCTGATCCACGGCCCGGACGGCTCGAAGCTGTCCAAGCGGCACGGCGCGCTCGGCGTCGATGCCTACCGCGCCATGGGATATCTGCCGGCGGCGCTCCGCAATTACCTCGTCCGGCTCGGCTGGAGCCATGGCGACCAGGAAATCTTCTCGACCGAGGAGATGATCGCAGCGTTCGATCTCGCAAGCGTCGGCCGCGCCGCTGCCCGCTTCGACTTCGCCAAGCTGGAAAACCTCAACGGCCACTACATCCGTCATGCCGACGATCAATCGCTCGTGAAGATGTTCGAGGACGTGCTCGACCATCTCGTGCCCAGCCGCAACGAGCTCAAGGCCAAGCTAAACGACACCACGCGGGCGCAGCTTCTCAAGGCCATGCCGGCCCTGAAGGAGCGTGCCAAGACGCTGATCGAGCTGATCGACAGCGCCTATTTCATCTTCGCCGACCGGCCGCTGGAGCTCGATCCCAAGGCGCAGGCACTGCTGACACAAGAGAACCGCAAGCTGATCGGCCAGCTTCATTCCGCGCTGGAGAAAGTCGAGACGTGGAGCGGCGCCACCACCGAAGCCGCGCTGCGCGCCTTTGCCGAGGAAAATGCTCTCAAGCTCGGCGCAGTCGCCCAGCCGCTCAGGGCGGCGCTGACCGGACGGACGACATCGCCTGGTATATTTGAGGTTTTGGACGTCCTGGGACGCCAGGAAAGCCTGGGCCGGCTTCGGGATCAGTCTACGACGTAA
- a CDS encoding Imm1 family immunity protein, translating to MEHGKLTIGPIREISWESLAEGFQSMLNPSWRDIETQIRRLETVRSGSVFLNARNGSVLSIGGEQGKGYLVFISNTEGYKYLQAPQSRRKGVKNLVIGFQPAEYPCRIIVDLDAALKVARMYFDTGRVEENEDWTSDSNSIEQ from the coding sequence ATGGAGCACGGCAAACTGACCATTGGGCCCATACGTGAAATCTCGTGGGAGTCTCTTGCTGAGGGATTTCAGTCAATGCTCAATCCTAGTTGGAGAGACATTGAGACTCAGATTCGTCGATTGGAGACGGTGCGGTCAGGTTCAGTTTTTCTCAATGCGAGAAACGGAAGCGTGCTTTCCATTGGGGGAGAGCAAGGTAAGGGGTATCTCGTGTTCATTTCAAATACAGAAGGATACAAATATCTTCAAGCACCACAATCAAGACGAAAAGGCGTGAAGAACCTGGTGATTGGTTTTCAACCAGCCGAGTATCCGTGTCGAATCATAGTCGATCTAGACGCTGCCCTCAAAGTTGCCCGTATGTACTTCGATACTGGTCGTGTGGAGGAGAACGAGGATTGGACGTCTGATAGCAACAGTATCGAACAATAA
- a CDS encoding ComEC/Rec2 family competence protein, which yields MAELGRPIRSQGVAGTWPVGRAAPAGGFMPAGLGIWPAIAEALRGWARAEAGAGRLLPWVPVAFGCGIAVYFAADHEPVLWVVATTALALVFGAVLLRRSRLFAPAIMIAAVAAGFAVATWKTARIAHTVLAKPLYSVSLSGFVETRDIRERTDRFVLRVTAMEAQRSDIKLERVRLSVRKGTAPEVGSFVQLKARLMPPLSPLRPGSYDFSRDMFFQGIAASGFVMGAIAASIPPDTGGLPLRYAAFMQGLRDAIDARIRATLEGDNRAIATALLTGRRDAISTPVNDAMFISGLGHVLSISGYHMAVVAGVVFFTVRALLALIPGLAVGFAIKKWSAGAALVAAAFYLLLSGAEVATQRSFFMTAVVLIAVMVDRRAITFRTLAVAALIVLAVAPEALVHPSFQMSFAATLGLVALVQIGMPNLLASPDHSATARVALWGGREIVMLLLASLIAGLATTPYAAFHFHRVTPYGVLANLGAMPVVSALVMPAGLLGLLAAPFGLDGVFWWLMGIGIDWMVAVSRWVAALPGAVGRIPAFGIAPLIAASLGIILMGLLRTPLRWCGAMVLLASIAWGLSARQPDILIAGDARSVAVRGRDGRLHLIRAGKDNFLLKEWLSADADPRNAGSPALADGTSCDEAGCVTPLGDGRLVALAFRIDALADDCSRAALVVTSRPAPPDCAAIVVDRQRLARQGALALTQRGDGFSVQAVRARGTSRPWLPLGAGEGDFDGSLTPKAARGSRDATPSETDLQADD from the coding sequence ATGGCGGAGCTGGGCCGGCCAATACGCTCCCAGGGAGTTGCCGGGACATGGCCGGTCGGCCGCGCTGCCCCGGCCGGCGGGTTCATGCCGGCGGGCCTTGGCATTTGGCCCGCGATTGCCGAAGCGCTACGCGGATGGGCCCGTGCCGAGGCCGGGGCCGGGCGGCTGTTGCCGTGGGTGCCCGTCGCGTTCGGCTGTGGAATTGCAGTCTACTTTGCCGCCGATCATGAGCCGGTGCTGTGGGTTGTCGCCACGACCGCGCTCGCGCTCGTGTTTGGCGCGGTCCTGTTGCGGCGGAGCAGGCTGTTCGCCCCGGCGATCATGATTGCGGCGGTCGCGGCCGGCTTTGCCGTGGCGACCTGGAAGACGGCGCGCATCGCCCATACCGTGCTGGCCAAGCCGCTCTATTCGGTGTCGCTGTCGGGCTTCGTCGAGACACGCGACATCCGTGAGCGCACCGATCGCTTCGTGCTGCGCGTCACCGCGATGGAGGCGCAGCGCAGCGACATCAAGCTCGAGCGCGTGCGCCTGTCCGTGCGCAAGGGCACTGCGCCCGAGGTCGGCAGCTTCGTGCAGCTCAAGGCCCGGCTGATGCCGCCGCTCTCGCCGTTACGCCCCGGCAGCTATGATTTCTCACGCGACATGTTCTTTCAGGGCATTGCGGCCTCCGGCTTCGTGATGGGCGCGATCGCGGCGTCGATCCCGCCCGATACCGGTGGCTTGCCGCTGCGCTATGCCGCGTTCATGCAGGGCCTGCGGGATGCGATCGACGCCCGCATCCGGGCCACGCTCGAGGGCGACAACCGTGCGATCGCGACGGCGCTGCTCACCGGGCGGCGCGATGCGATTTCCACGCCCGTCAACGATGCGATGTTCATCTCCGGGCTCGGACATGTGCTCTCGATCTCAGGCTATCACATGGCGGTCGTCGCGGGCGTCGTCTTCTTCACGGTGCGCGCGCTGCTGGCGTTGATCCCGGGCCTGGCAGTCGGCTTCGCCATCAAGAAATGGTCGGCCGGCGCCGCGCTGGTTGCGGCCGCGTTCTATCTGTTGCTCTCGGGCGCGGAGGTCGCAACGCAACGATCGTTCTTCATGACGGCGGTGGTGCTGATCGCGGTGATGGTCGATCGCCGCGCCATCACCTTCCGCACGCTGGCGGTGGCAGCGCTGATCGTGCTCGCGGTCGCGCCGGAAGCGCTGGTGCATCCGAGCTTTCAGATGTCGTTTGCGGCAACGCTCGGGCTGGTGGCCTTGGTACAGATCGGCATGCCGAACCTGCTTGCCTCGCCCGATCATTCGGCGACAGCGCGCGTTGCGCTGTGGGGCGGCCGCGAGATCGTGATGTTGTTGCTGGCCTCGCTGATCGCGGGGCTTGCGACCACGCCCTATGCCGCCTTCCACTTCCACCGCGTCACGCCCTACGGCGTGCTCGCCAATCTCGGTGCGATGCCGGTGGTCTCGGCGCTGGTGATGCCGGCCGGGCTGTTGGGATTGCTCGCAGCTCCTTTCGGGCTCGACGGCGTGTTCTGGTGGCTGATGGGAATCGGCATCGACTGGATGGTTGCCGTCTCGCGCTGGGTGGCGGCATTGCCGGGCGCGGTCGGCCGCATCCCGGCGTTCGGCATCGCGCCGCTGATTGCCGCGAGCCTCGGTATCATTCTGATGGGCCTGTTGCGCACGCCCTTGCGCTGGTGCGGTGCCATGGTGCTGCTGGCCTCGATCGCCTGGGGCCTGTCGGCGCGGCAGCCCGATATCCTGATTGCCGGGGACGCCCGGAGCGTCGCAGTGCGGGGCAGGGACGGGCGTTTGCACCTGATCCGGGCGGGCAAGGACAATTTCCTGCTGAAGGAGTGGTTATCGGCCGACGCCGATCCGCGCAATGCGGGCAGTCCCGCGCTGGCCGATGGCACATCGTGCGACGAGGCCGGCTGCGTGACGCCGCTCGGCGACGGGCGGCTGGTCGCGCTGGCCTTCCGCATCGACGCGTTGGCGGACGATTGCAGCCGCGCCGCGCTGGTGGTGACGTCACGGCCTGCGCCCCCCGACTGCGCGGCGATAGTGGTGGATCGGCAACGGCTCGCTCGCCAGGGCGCGCTGGCTCTGACGCAGCGCGGCGACGGTTTTTCGGTTCAGGCGGTGAGGGCGAGAGGCACGAGCCGCCCGTGGCTACCGCTCGGTGCCGGCGAAGGTGATTTCGACGGCAGCCTGACGCCAAAGGCGGCTCGCGGCAGCCGCGACGCAACGCCATCGGAGACTGACTTGCAGGCCGACGATTGA
- the lexA gene encoding transcriptional repressor LexA: MLTRKQYELLRFISERLKESGVPPSFDEMKDALDLRSKSGIHRLITALEERGFIRRLPNRARAIEVIKLPELQAAAGNRRGFTPSVIEGNLGKVRASSSLPVDDGERPVAVPVMGRIAAGTPIEALQTRSHTISVPPDMLGSGEHYALEVRGDSMVEAGILDGDMALIQRNESADTGDIVVALIDDEEATLKRFRRRGASIALEPANAAYEVRILPPNRVKIQGKLIGLYRKY; this comes from the coding sequence ATGTTAACGCGCAAACAATACGAGCTTCTGCGGTTCATCAGCGAACGCTTGAAAGAGAGCGGCGTGCCGCCGTCCTTCGACGAGATGAAGGACGCGCTCGACCTGCGCTCGAAGTCGGGCATCCACCGCCTGATCACGGCGCTCGAAGAGCGCGGCTTCATCCGCCGCCTGCCCAACCGCGCCCGGGCCATCGAAGTGATCAAGCTGCCGGAGCTGCAGGCTGCCGCCGGCAACCGACGCGGCTTCACGCCGAGCGTCATCGAGGGCAATCTCGGCAAGGTACGCGCGAGCTCCAGCCTGCCCGTCGACGATGGCGAGCGGCCCGTCGCGGTGCCCGTGATGGGCCGCATCGCGGCCGGCACGCCGATCGAGGCATTGCAGACCCGCAGCCACACCATCAGCGTGCCGCCTGACATGCTCGGCTCCGGCGAGCACTACGCGCTCGAAGTGCGCGGCGATTCCATGGTCGAGGCCGGGATCCTCGATGGCGACATGGCGCTGATCCAGCGCAACGAGAGCGCCGATACCGGCGATATCGTGGTGGCGCTGATCGACGACGAGGAGGCCACGCTGAAGCGCTTCCGCCGCCGCGGCGCCTCGATCGCGCTCGAGCCCGCCAATGCCGCTTACGAGGTGCGCATCCTGCCGCCGAACCGCGTGAAGATTCAGGGCAAGCTGATCGGGCTCTACCGGAAGTACTGA
- a CDS encoding SgcJ/EcaC family oxidoreductase — protein sequence MSNAADAIVSAIIAKWCAGFATLDAAALSSLYARNAFFFGSNPKLYRGRDGVADYFNGLPRWRKPSAVFSDVNAAQAGPDLINMAATISFDLAGERPDLIVKMSWVIVREDGDWKIVNHHASSQAPLI from the coding sequence ATGAGCAACGCAGCCGACGCCATCGTTTCCGCCATCATCGCGAAATGGTGCGCCGGCTTCGCGACACTGGATGCAGCAGCGCTGTCGTCGCTCTATGCGCGAAACGCGTTCTTCTTCGGCTCCAATCCAAAACTCTATCGGGGCAGGGACGGCGTCGCCGACTATTTCAACGGCCTGCCGCGCTGGCGCAAGCCGAGCGCTGTGTTCTCCGATGTGAACGCAGCGCAGGCCGGTCCCGACCTGATCAACATGGCCGCGACCATCTCATTCGATCTCGCCGGCGAGCGCCCCGATCTCATCGTCAAGATGAGCTGGGTCATCGTGCGCGAGGATGGCGACTGGAAGATCGTCAATCACCACGCCTCGTCGCAGGCGCCGCTGATCTGA
- the gltA gene encoding citrate synthase, whose amino-acid sequence MDAKPSNKTATLTVGNKNYDLPIHSGSVGPDVIDIGKLYGQSGLFTYDPGFTSTASCQSKITYIDGDAGVLEYRGYPIEQLAENGDFLETCYLLLYGNLPTAAQKKDFDDRVIHHTMVHEQMARFFQGFRRDAHPMAVMVASVGALAAFYHDSTDINDPKQRMIASMRMIAKIPTLAAMAYKYTVGQPFVYPKNSLSFSENFLNMCFAVPCEDYKINPVLADALDKIFILHADHEQNASTSTVRIAGSSGANPFACIAAGIACLWGPAHGGANEAALAMLAEIGTVDNIPEFIAKVKDKNSEVRLMGFGHRVYKNYDPRAKIMQKMCHAVLKETGHGDDPMLKVALELEKIALSDQYFIDRKLYPNVDFYSGITLKAMGFPVSMFTVLFAVARTVGWISQWSEMIEDPQQKIGRPRQLYTGVTRRDYVAIKDRK is encoded by the coding sequence ATGGACGCAAAACCGAGCAATAAGACCGCTACTCTGACGGTCGGAAACAAGAACTACGATCTCCCGATCCACAGCGGCAGCGTCGGGCCGGATGTCATCGATATCGGCAAGCTCTACGGCCAGTCCGGGCTGTTCACCTACGATCCCGGCTTCACGTCCACCGCGAGCTGCCAGTCCAAGATCACCTATATCGACGGCGACGCGGGCGTGCTGGAATACCGCGGCTACCCGATCGAGCAGCTCGCCGAGAACGGTGACTTCCTCGAGACCTGCTATCTCCTGCTCTACGGGAACCTGCCGACCGCCGCGCAGAAGAAGGATTTCGACGACCGCGTGATCCATCACACGATGGTGCATGAGCAGATGGCCCGCTTCTTCCAGGGCTTCCGCCGCGACGCCCATCCGATGGCGGTGATGGTGGCCTCCGTCGGCGCGCTCGCCGCATTCTATCACGACTCGACCGACATCAACGATCCGAAGCAGCGCATGATCGCCTCGATGCGCATGATCGCGAAGATCCCGACGCTGGCGGCGATGGCCTACAAGTACACGGTCGGCCAGCCCTTCGTGTATCCGAAGAACTCGCTCTCGTTCTCCGAGAACTTCCTCAACATGTGCTTCGCCGTGCCGTGCGAGGACTACAAGATCAACCCGGTGCTCGCTGACGCGCTGGACAAGATCTTCATCCTGCACGCCGATCACGAGCAGAACGCCTCGACCTCGACCGTGCGCATCGCCGGCTCTTCCGGCGCCAACCCGTTCGCCTGCATTGCCGCCGGCATCGCCTGCCTGTGGGGCCCGGCGCATGGCGGCGCCAACGAAGCCGCGCTCGCGATGCTCGCCGAGATCGGCACCGTGGACAATATCCCCGAGTTCATCGCCAAGGTGAAGGACAAGAACTCAGAAGTCCGCCTGATGGGCTTCGGTCACCGCGTCTACAAGAACTACGATCCGCGCGCCAAGATCATGCAGAAGATGTGTCACGCCGTGCTCAAGGAGACCGGTCATGGCGACGATCCGATGCTGAAGGTGGCGCTGGAGCTCGAGAAGATCGCGCTCAGCGACCAGTACTTCATCGATCGCAAGCTCTACCCGAACGTCGACTTCTATTCGGGCATCACGCTCAAGGCGATGGGCTTCCCGGTCTCGATGTTCACCGTGCTGTTCGCGGTCGCCCGCACCGTCGGCTGGATCAGCCAGTGGAGCGAGATGATCGAGGACCCGCAGCAGAAGATCGGCCGTCCGCGCCAGCTCTACACCGGCGTCACCCGCCGCGACTACGTCGCGATCAAGGATCGCAAGTAA
- a CDS encoding ROK family transcriptional regulator, with the protein MEMPEQPRSRRQTRAAILTHLLQSGGSFRPPLAKAVRLSEASLSRILFDLKAEGLIEEVRRPAPYVGGPTGLVSLDGSVALAAFELTAQWLSVGVGALSGELHYTDRVMLPKTPSVETVGRAFREAMTLLRDWTRRRRLTLSQIGVSIPGLGRLSISANPIIPCDIGRISDMFGEMFADVPLGFTNSVVAHATFHRCRTENYPFSDTHLFVFVSQGVAGAWMDDPTEADALQPVELGHMVFGPDGPRCRCGHYGCVEAYTSLPALAELLGVTEAELLQLGSGWVNTISLSSRVRQELRRRLFRLGLAIGNTLNVKPCNGVAISGWPSLLSEDDRKAVVEGIDACLLGGRQLAQVSLAFVPPSTGNDPQAALAFAAFCLASRGGMPAASTEAA; encoded by the coding sequence ATGGAAATGCCGGAGCAGCCGAGAAGTCGGCGGCAGACGCGCGCTGCCATTTTGACTCATCTGCTTCAGTCGGGCGGCTCGTTTCGTCCGCCTCTGGCCAAGGCCGTGCGCCTGTCCGAGGCGAGCCTGTCGCGCATCCTGTTTGACCTGAAAGCCGAAGGCCTGATCGAGGAGGTGCGGCGCCCTGCTCCTTACGTCGGCGGCCCGACCGGCCTCGTGTCGCTCGATGGCTCGGTCGCCCTCGCCGCCTTCGAGCTGACCGCTCAATGGCTGAGCGTCGGCGTCGGCGCCCTGTCGGGGGAACTGCACTATACCGACCGGGTGATGCTGCCGAAGACGCCAAGCGTCGAGACCGTCGGCCGGGCGTTTCGCGAAGCGATGACATTGCTACGCGACTGGACGCGGCGCCGCCGGCTCACCCTCTCCCAGATCGGCGTCTCCATTCCCGGCCTCGGCCGCCTGAGCATCTCGGCCAATCCGATCATTCCCTGCGACATCGGGCGCATCAGTGACATGTTCGGCGAGATGTTCGCCGACGTGCCGCTCGGATTCACCAATTCGGTCGTCGCGCACGCCACCTTTCACCGCTGCCGCACGGAAAATTATCCATTCAGCGACACCCATCTGTTCGTCTTCGTCAGCCAGGGCGTTGCTGGCGCCTGGATGGACGATCCAACTGAGGCCGACGCACTCCAGCCGGTCGAGCTCGGCCACATGGTATTCGGTCCGGACGGGCCACGTTGCCGCTGCGGCCACTATGGCTGCGTCGAGGCGTACACGTCGCTTCCTGCCCTGGCCGAACTTCTCGGCGTTACCGAAGCCGAGTTGCTCCAGCTCGGCAGCGGATGGGTGAACACGATCTCGCTCTCTTCGCGCGTGCGCCAGGAGTTGCGCCGGCGGTTGTTCCGGCTCGGCCTTGCGATCGGCAACACCCTCAACGTGAAGCCATGCAACGGCGTCGCGATCAGCGGCTGGCCGTCGCTGCTCTCCGAGGACGATCGCAAGGCCGTGGTCGAAGGGATCGACGCCTGCTTGCTGGGCGGGCGGCAACTGGCGCAGGTGTCCCTCGCCTTCGTGCCGCCCTCGACCGGTAATGATCCGCAGGCCGCGCTCGCCTTCGCCGCGTTCTGTCTCGCCAGCCGTGGCGGGATGCCGGCGGCTTCGACGGAGGCGGCCTGA